The Hymenobacter chitinivorans DSM 11115 genome contains a region encoding:
- the rfaD gene encoding ADP-glyceromanno-heptose 6-epimerase: MIVVTGAAGFIASCLVTRLNAANFNDIVVVDNFAVERKLANLKGKRLREYVDRNEFFDWLDKNHEQVEFIFHLGARTDTTEQDKAVFDLLNLEYSQKMWRACCQYQLPLVYASSAATYGSGTLGYSDDDALLPLLRPLNPYGDSKNDFDNWAVQQPEKPFFWAGLKFFNVYGPNEYHKGRMASVIFHAFEQIRQHGSMTLFRSHNPDFADGEQQRDFVYVKDVVEVCYFLMHNRQHSGIYNLGTGEARTFLDLTLNTFKALDRTADIRFRDTPEDIRDTYQYYTQADMSKLRGIGYDRPFTRLEDGIDDYVRNYLVPGQYL, translated from the coding sequence ATGATTGTTGTCACCGGAGCGGCCGGCTTTATTGCCAGCTGCCTTGTTACCCGCCTGAACGCCGCCAACTTCAACGACATCGTGGTGGTGGACAATTTCGCCGTGGAGCGCAAACTCGCCAACCTCAAAGGCAAGCGCCTGCGCGAGTACGTGGACCGCAACGAGTTCTTCGACTGGCTCGACAAAAACCACGAGCAGGTGGAGTTCATCTTCCACCTCGGGGCCCGCACCGACACCACGGAGCAGGACAAGGCCGTTTTCGACTTGCTCAACCTGGAGTATTCGCAGAAAATGTGGCGGGCCTGCTGCCAGTACCAGCTGCCGCTGGTGTACGCCTCCTCGGCGGCCACTTACGGCTCGGGCACCCTGGGCTACTCCGACGACGACGCCCTGCTGCCGCTGCTGCGCCCCCTGAACCCCTACGGCGACTCGAAGAACGACTTCGACAACTGGGCCGTGCAGCAGCCCGAGAAACCGTTTTTCTGGGCCGGCCTGAAGTTTTTCAACGTGTACGGGCCCAACGAGTACCACAAGGGCCGCATGGCCTCGGTGATATTCCACGCCTTCGAGCAGATCCGGCAGCACGGCTCCATGACCCTGTTCCGCTCCCACAACCCCGATTTTGCCGACGGCGAGCAGCAGCGCGACTTTGTGTACGTGAAGGACGTGGTGGAAGTGTGCTACTTTTTGATGCACAACCGCCAGCACTCGGGCATCTACAACCTGGGCACCGGCGAGGCCCGTACCTTCCTGGACTTGACCCTGAACACGTTCAAAGCCCTGGACCGCACCGCCGACATCCGCTTCCGCGACACGCCCGAGGACATTCGCGACACCTACCAGTACTACACCCAGGCCGATATGAGCAAGCTGCGCGGCATCGGCTACGACCGGCCTTTCACCCGCCTCGAAGACGGCATCGACGACTACGTGCGCAACTACCTCGTGCCGGGCCAGTACCTATAA